Proteins found in one Clostridium kluyveri DSM 555 genomic segment:
- a CDS encoding amidohydrolase family protein translates to MCFIDVHHHVIGKNNPNAALLPPWNMKIDEETMNRMGITGALLSLPVSASPEVTRQMNNFLAQFVTYDPKKYGMLACLPTEFVDDALKEIDYAYDTLKVDGFSIPSNTKGIYIGDDRMDEILAELNRRSAVVLLHPTKPVGVTESLFVKDMSIYEFPFDTTRAMMDLIYSGKVQKYSNIKWIVSHAGGVIPYIAYRLSTVAQENKVSSLSSDEVLASLRSLYYDVALSTSSSVFFTLRELAGTSHILFGTDYPLRYEKGVTESIQQFSSYLGFDEGEKSKIMSETAKELFPRFR, encoded by the coding sequence ATGTGTTTTATTGATGTACATCACCATGTGATAGGAAAAAATAATCCTAATGCAGCATTATTGCCACCTTGGAACATGAAAATAGATGAAGAGACAATGAATAGGATGGGGATAACAGGAGCATTACTTTCGCTACCTGTGTCAGCAAGTCCTGAAGTGACCAGGCAAATGAATAACTTTTTAGCTCAATTTGTTACTTATGATCCAAAGAAATATGGAATGCTGGCATGTCTGCCCACTGAATTTGTTGACGATGCATTAAAAGAGATTGACTATGCATATGACACACTGAAAGTGGATGGATTCTCTATTCCAAGCAACACCAAAGGAATTTATATAGGAGATGACCGCATGGATGAAATCTTGGCGGAGTTAAACAGAAGGTCGGCGGTTGTACTACTTCATCCCACTAAGCCTGTGGGAGTGACTGAGTCTCTGTTTGTAAAAGATATGTCCATCTATGAATTCCCATTTGATACAACACGCGCCATGATGGATCTAATTTATAGCGGAAAAGTCCAAAAGTACTCAAATATTAAATGGATTGTTTCTCACGCAGGAGGAGTCATTCCGTATATTGCATATCGTTTGAGTACTGTTGCACAGGAAAACAAGGTAAGTAGCTTGTCCAGCGATGAAGTTCTTGCATCCTTGAGAAGTTTGTATTATGATGTGGCGCTCTCAACCTCATCTAGTGTATTTTTTACATTGAGAGAATTGGCAGGAACATCACATATCCTATTCGGTACGGATTATCCACTGCGCTACGAGAAAGGCGTAACTGAAAGTATCCAACAGTTCAGCAGCTACTTAGGCTTCGACGAAGGTGAGAAGAGCAAGATAATGTCTGAAACGGCAAAAGAACTTTTTCCTCGTTTCCGTTGA